One window from the genome of Candidatus Chlorohelix allophototropha encodes:
- a CDS encoding GNAT family N-acetyltransferase, producing the protein MSELIIRRYRQEDQSAVWELHVQGLQQMGAYGGDGPWDDDMRHIEEHYYQNEGEFLIGEYQGKVAAMGAFRKTGEHEAEIKRMRTHPDFQGKGFAQRIYELLETKARALGYLRLHLDTGVNLIPAQKLYLKNGFVEIKRDYVHMGILAIFYEKKLG; encoded by the coding sequence GTGAGCGAACTGATTATCCGGCGCTACCGTCAAGAAGATCAGAGCGCGGTATGGGAACTGCACGTGCAAGGGTTGCAACAAATGGGGGCTTACGGCGGGGATGGTCCTTGGGATGATGATATGCGCCACATTGAGGAGCACTATTATCAAAATGAAGGTGAATTTCTGATCGGTGAATATCAAGGTAAAGTAGCAGCGATGGGGGCGTTTCGCAAAACAGGCGAGCATGAAGCCGAAATTAAGCGGATGCGTACCCATCCTGATTTTCAAGGCAAAGGCTTTGCACAGCGAATTTACGAACTGTTGGAAACAAAAGCCCGCGCGCTGGGCTACCTCCGTTTGCACTTAGATACCGGAGTGAATTTAATTCCCGCTCAGAAGCTTTACCTTAAAAACGGCTTTGTTGAAATCAAACGAGACTATGTTCACATGGGCATCCTCGCAATATTCTATGAGAAGAAACTGGGATAA
- a CDS encoding alpha/beta hydrolase yields the protein MPLEPQSKALMDELIASGITPRYLMTPEEGRKYALSAFVEMAGPPEPIYKIEDRTITTHSGNVKVRIYTPADKPKMPALVYFHGGGWRFGSIETHEAPCRTLANLAGCKVISVDYSLSPEYPFPVAMEQSYNATKWVYDNAASLGIDPDKIAVGGDSAGGNLAASTCVAARDRGNLPPIFYQVLIYPVVDFYYPGTASYKEHGTGYFLTAEAMKIYWDSYLGRTEDSQNAYAAPLSAAGFEDMPPALIVLAQYDPLYDEGVKYAEKLKVEGIPAKVLTYEGVMHGFWGMAAKIDLARKAHADVAAELRKAFAQ from the coding sequence ATGCCGTTGGAGCCACAATCTAAAGCCCTGATGGACGAGTTAATCGCTTCAGGTATAACACCGCGCTACCTTATGACCCCTGAAGAGGGGCGTAAATATGCGTTGAGCGCCTTTGTTGAAATGGCAGGACCCCCTGAGCCGATTTACAAAATCGAGGATCGCACCATTACAACCCATAGTGGTAATGTAAAGGTACGGATATATACCCCTGCCGACAAACCCAAAATGCCCGCACTGGTTTATTTCCACGGGGGAGGCTGGCGCTTCGGCAGTATTGAAACTCACGAAGCCCCTTGCCGCACTTTGGCTAATTTGGCAGGCTGCAAGGTCATTTCGGTGGACTATAGCTTGTCACCGGAATATCCTTTCCCGGTAGCGATGGAGCAAAGCTATAATGCTACCAAATGGGTTTATGATAATGCTGCCAGTTTGGGAATAGACCCGGACAAAATTGCGGTGGGCGGCGATAGTGCGGGCGGAAACTTGGCGGCTTCCACCTGTGTAGCGGCGCGCGACCGGGGAAACCTCCCTCCGATTTTTTACCAAGTGCTAATTTATCCGGTAGTGGATTTTTATTATCCCGGTACAGCTTCATACAAAGAACATGGAACAGGATATTTTCTTACTGCCGAGGCAATGAAAATTTATTGGGATAGTTATCTAGGACGCACCGAAGACTCGCAGAATGCTTACGCTGCGCCTTTGTCGGCTGCCGGTTTTGAGGATATGCCGCCAGCACTAATAGTGTTGGCACAATACGACCCGCTTTACGATGAAGGGGTCAAATATGCCGAGAAACTAAAAGTGGAAGGTATTCCCGCAAAAGTGTTAACCTATGAAGGGGTGATGCACGGTTTCTGGGGTATGGCTGCCAAAATTGATTTGGCGCGCAAAGCCCATGCCGATGTTGCCGCGGAACTGCGAAAAGCTTTCGCTCAGTAA
- a CDS encoding queuosine salvage family protein → MYELVRESAGRVLEKARYICLNRQKLADFAATIDPREIQKRYTYEDDFHLLETAHNPELQLDYVMTVDAINFGSGFSPLWKAQFPRQQSLYMTVASGLKRYVEQGGKLDASFAASVTPTRLAELFGVSVDFPLMAMFAESLNQLGNWVMAEYGGSYAGLLNRLTGEKPAAELIGLLAQKLSCFDDSALYHGEKVYFLKRAQILANDLYLAFEGKGYGRFPDIAHLTMFADNLVPHVFRIEGALEYDHDLLARIEKGEALEAGSLEEIEIRAAGIVCVEEVTNLLGNGLFPAMVDVYLWHLGQAARYKSYLRHLTRTYFY, encoded by the coding sequence ATGTATGAATTGGTAAGAGAATCGGCGGGTCGAGTACTGGAAAAAGCACGCTATATATGCTTAAATCGCCAAAAACTGGCAGATTTTGCCGCTACTATAGACCCGCGAGAGATTCAGAAGCGCTACACTTATGAGGACGACTTTCATCTACTGGAAACCGCGCACAATCCTGAACTTCAGCTTGATTATGTGATGACGGTGGACGCGATTAACTTCGGGTCGGGCTTCTCGCCACTATGGAAAGCACAATTCCCCCGCCAGCAATCGCTGTATATGACCGTAGCAAGTGGGTTGAAACGCTATGTTGAGCAAGGTGGAAAGCTGGATGCTTCCTTTGCTGCCTCAGTTACTCCTACACGTCTTGCAGAATTGTTCGGGGTTAGCGTCGATTTTCCGCTGATGGCTATGTTCGCGGAGAGCCTGAATCAGCTTGGCAATTGGGTTATGGCTGAATATGGCGGAAGCTATGCCGGATTGTTAAACAGGCTGACAGGGGAAAAACCCGCCGCCGAATTAATCGGTTTACTGGCACAAAAGCTGTCCTGTTTTGATGATAGCGCTCTTTACCACGGCGAAAAGGTTTATTTTCTGAAGCGCGCGCAGATTCTGGCAAACGACTTGTATCTGGCATTTGAAGGCAAGGGTTACGGGCGTTTCCCAGATATAGCGCACCTCACGATGTTTGCGGACAATTTAGTGCCGCATGTATTCAGAATAGAGGGCGCGTTGGAATATGACCATGATCTGCTGGCGCGTATAGAAAAAGGCGAGGCATTGGAGGCTGGTAGTCTAGAAGAAATCGAGATTCGAGCGGCAGGAATCGTTTGCGTAGAAGAGGTAACCAACTTACTTGGTAACGGGCTATTTCCGGCGATGGTGGACGTGTACCTCTGGCATTTGGGTCAAGCAGCACGTTATAAGAGTTATCTGCGCCACCTGACCCGTACCTATTTTTACTGA